A section of the Humulus lupulus chromosome 2, drHumLupu1.1, whole genome shotgun sequence genome encodes:
- the LOC133818156 gene encoding probable phospholipid-transporting ATPase 8, producing the protein MVEGRRRRRIHFSKLYSFSCIRSQSGDSHEQIGQRGFSRVVHCNDPDNPEAIQNQMRYRGNYVSTTKYTAINFLPKSLFEQFRRVANIYFLIVACVSFSPLAPYSAISVLAPLMAVIGATVVKEAVEDWRRRKQDIEANNRKVKVYKNNAIHETRWKKLRVGDIVKVHKDQYFPADLLLLSSSYEDGICYVETMNLDGETNLKLKHSLEVTSNLHEEKSLKDFTAVIKCEDPNENLYSFVGTLYYDDKQYPLSLEQILLRDSKLKNTDYVYGAVIFTGHDTKVMQNATDPPSKRSKIERRMDKIIYILFSSLIFISFIGSVFFGVETKRDLDDGKYRRWYLHPDDTLVFYDPRRPLLASFLHFLTALMLYGYLIPISLYVSIEIVKVLQSIFINHDQDMYDDETDRPAHARTSNLNEELGQVDTILSDKTGTLTCNSMEFVKCSIAGNTYGRGMTEVEIALASRRRGGLPEANDTLSDNLGHNDVAGTGKSIKGFNFRDERIMNGLWVNEPHSDVIQKFFRVLAICHTAIPDGNKESGDISYEAESPDEAAFVIAAKELGFEFFDRTQTSIHLHELDYKSGQKVDRVYELLQVLEFSSSRKRMSVIVRNMENQFLLLCKGADSVMFERLAENGREFEAQTKDHINKYAEAGLRTLVIAFRELDKEVYKNWEEKFKKAKTSVSEDRNVMVDAAADEIERDLILLGATAVEDKLQKGVPECINKLHQAGIKIWVLTGDKMETAINIGYACSLLRQDMKQIVITLDSPDIVAIEKQGNKEAVAKASMDCIRKQITDGILQIHSTRDSCDSVAFGLIIDGRSLEYSLNKNVEKSFFELAINCASVICCRSTPKQKALVTRLVKMETGKTTLSVGDGANDVGMLQEADIGVGISGVEGMQAVMASDFSIAQFRFLERLLLVHGHWCYRRISMMICYFFYKNITFGFTLFWFEAYASFSGQSAYNDWYMSFYNVFFTSLPVIALGVFDQDVSARLCLKYPILYQEGIQNILFSWPRIIGWMVNGVVSSIIIFFFTTNSTIYQAFRKDGQVVDFEVLGVTMYTCVVWAVNCQMALAINYFTWIQHFFIWGSIAFWYVFLVIYGSLPPIVSTTSYKVLVEACAPSALYWLVTLFVVICTLLPYFSFRAFQARFQPMYHDMIQQRVFESPQTENLDDLSLPVRGKVQHLKGKMKQRES; encoded by the exons ATGGTGGAAGGAAGGAGGCGGAGGAGGATACATTTTAGCAAGCTTTACTCGTTTTCGTGTATTCGATCGCAGTCGGGAGATAGTCATGAGCAAATTGGGCAAAGAGGGTTCTCAAGGGTTGTGCATTGTAATGATCCTGACAATCCAGAGGCCATTCAGAATCAGATGAGATATAGAGGAAACTATGTGTCAACAACCAAATACACGGCGATCAATTTTCTTCCCAAGTCTTTATTTGAGCAGTTTAGGAGAGTAGCCAATATATACTTTCTTATCGTAGCTTGTGTTTCATTTAGTCCGCTAGCACCTTATTCAGCAATCAGTGTTCTTGCTCCATTGATGGCAGTGATTGGAGCTACCGTGGTCAAGGAAGCCGTGGAAGATTGGAGGCGAAGAAAACAA GATATAGAGGCAAATAACCGAAAGGTAAAAGTGTATAAGAATAATGCAATCCACGAGACCAGATGGAAGAAACTCCGAGTTGGTGACATTGTGAAGGTGCATAAAGATCAGTACTTTCCCGCTGATCTGCTTTTGCTTTCATCAAGCTATGAAGATGGCATTTGTTATGTTGAAACTATGAACCTTGATGGAGAAACTAACTTGAAGTTAAAGCATTCGTTGGAGGTGACATCCAATCTTCACGAGGAAAAATCCTTAAAGGACTTTACAGCAGTAATCAAGTGTGAAGATCCCAATGAGAACCTATATTCATTTGTCGGAACTCTGTACTATGATGATAAACAATATCCACTATCCTTGGAACAGATTCTCTTAAGAGATTCAAAGCTTAAAAACACTGATTACGTTTATGGTGCTGTCATTTTTACTGGGCATGATACAAAAGTGATGCAGAATGCAACAGACCCTCCTTCCAAGAGAAGTAAAATTGAGAGGAGAATGGATAAGATAATCTATATTCTCTTCAGTTCTCTTATTTTTATCTCTTTTATTGGATCTGTGTTTTTCGGGGTTGAAACTAAAAGAGATCTTGACGATGGAAAATATAGAAGGTGGTATCTTCATCCAGATGACACTCTTGTGTTCTACGACCCCAGAAGACCATTGCTTGCCTCTTTTCTTCATTTCTTGACGGCCCTTATGTTGTATGGATATTTGATACCAATATCACTGTATGTTTCCATTGAGATTGTGAAAGTATTGCAAAGTATTTTCATTAATCATGATCAAGATATGTATGATGATGAAACAGATAGGCCAGCTCATGCTCGCACATCTAATTTAAATGAGGAACTTGGTCAGGTTGACACAATACTTTCTGATAAAACTGGTACATTGACATGtaattcaatggagtttgtgaaATGTTCAATAGCCGGCAATACATATGGTCGTGGTATGACAGAAGTGGAGATAGCACTGGCATCCAGGAGAAGGGGTGGACTGCCTGAAGCTAATGATACGCTATCTGATAATCTAGGGCATAATGATGTTGCAGGCACTGGAAAATCAATCAAGGGTTTCAATTTTAGAGATGAACGGATAATGAATGGGCTGTGGGTTAATGAACCTCATTCTGATGTCATACAGAAGTTCTTTCGGGTTCTAGCCATCTGTCACACAGCCATTCCTGATGGAAATAAAGAATCAGGAGACATTTCTTACGAGGCTGAGTCACCAGATGAAGCAGCATTTGTCATTGCTGCGAAGGAGCTTGGCTTTGAGTTTTTTGACAGGACGCAGACAAGCATACACTTGCATGAGCTGGACTATAAGAGTGGACAAAAGGTTGACAG AGTGTACGAGCTACTTCAAGTCTTAGAGTTCAGTAGTTCCCGTAAAAGAATGTCAGTGATCGTAAGAAACATGGAAAATCAGTTTTTGCTCCTTTGCAAGGGTGCTGACAG TGTAATGTTTGAAAGGCTTGCGGAAAATGGGAGAGAGTTTGAGGCTCAAACCAAGGATCATATTAATAAGTATGCTGAAGCGGGTCTGAGAACCTTGGTAATTGCATTTCGTGAGCTTGATAAAGAAGTATATAAAAATTGGGAAGAAAAGTTTAAGAAGGCCAAAACTTCTGTCTCTGAAGATCGCAATGTAATGGTTGATGCGGCTGCTGATGAGATTGAAAGAGATTTGATTCTTCTTGGAGCCACAGCTGTTGAGGACAAACTGCAAAAGGGG GTTCCTGAATGTATTAACAAGCTCCACCAGGCTGGAATTAAGATATGGGTATTAACAGGTGATAAGATGGAGACAGCAATTAACATAGG gTATGCATGTAGTTTACTAAGACAGGATATGAAGCAAATTGTGATCACTCTTGATTCACCAGATATTGTTGCAATAGAGAAACAAGGGAATAAAGAGGCCGTGGCAAAG GCTTCTATGGACTGCATAAGGAAACAAATTACAGATGGAATTTTACAAATTCATTCTACTAGAGATAGTTGTGACTCTGTTGCATTTGGTTTAATAATTGATGGAAGGTCCTTGGAATATTCACTCAACAAGAATGTTGAAAAGTCATTTTTTGAACTTGCTATCAATTGTGCTTCGGTCATATGCTGTCGCTCTACGCCCAAGCAGAAAGCTCTT GTTACAAGACTGGTAAAAATGGAAACAGGTAAAACAACACTATCAGTTGGTGATGGGGCCAATGATGTTGGTATGCTTCAAGAGGCTGATATTGGTGTTGGCATAAGTGGCGTTGAAGGAATGCAG GCAGTGATGGCAAGTGATTTTTCAATAGCTCAGTTCCGGTTTTTGGAGCGTCTTTTGCTGGTACACGGGCATTGGTGCTATAGGCGCATATCTATGATG ATATGCTACTTCTTCTACAAGAACATAACATTCGGATTTACTCTTTTTTGGTTTGAGGCCTATGCTTCATTCTCTGGTCAATCGGCTTACAATGATTGGTACATGTCATTTTACAACGTATTCTTCACTTCACTTCCTGTAATTGCTCTTGGTGTTTTTGACCAGGATGTTTCTGCAAGACTCTGCCTAAAG TACCCAATTTTATATCAAGAGGGAATACAGAACATCCTCTTCAGCTGGCCACGGATAATTGGCTGGATGGTCAACGGAGTTGTCAGCTCTataatcatcttcttcttcaccacCAACTCTACCATTTATCAGGCTTTTCGAAAAGATGGTCAGGTTGTTGACTTCGAAGTCCTTGGAGTCACAATGTATACATGCGTAGTGTGGGCCGTGAATTGTCAGATGGCACTTGCTATAAACTACTTCACTTGGATCCAGCACTTCTTCATCTGGGGAAGCATTGCCTTTTGGTATGTGTTCTTAGTAATATACGGCTCTCTCCCACCGATTGTGTCAACAACATCATACAAGGTTCTTGTTGAAGCATGCGCTCCTAGTGCCCTGTACTGGCTAGTTACCCTTTTCGTAGTGATTTGCACTCTGCTACCTTACTTTTCATTCAGGGCTTTTCAGGCGAGGTTTCAACCAATGTACCACGACATGATACAACAGAGAGTATTCGAATCCCCCCAGACAGAGAATCTGGATGACTTGTCACTACCAGTGAGGGGCAAGGTACAGCATCTAAAGGGAAAAATGAAACAGAGGGAGTCATGA